The Hordeum vulgare subsp. vulgare chromosome 4H, MorexV3_pseudomolecules_assembly, whole genome shotgun sequence genomic interval TCCGCCCCCCTTCGCCTCCCCTCCAAGCTCCCCCCTAGATTTCAAACCCCACTCATAAAATTGTCTGCCCCTCTCTCGCTTCCTCCGTCATCATGCTTGGCCTCTCCTCCCCCGTCcccatccccatctccatctccatcCGGCCACAGCAGCAGCGTCGCCACAGGGGATACACGAGTCACCGCCCCCGCGGACGATATCTGCTTCGCCGTCAGGGGGATCCGCCTTTGCTGGCATCTTCCTTTCTCCTGCGCCACCGTAAACTAATCCCGTTCCGTGCTAGCTGCTGGTGGGCAGAATCCAATCCGAGAGCATCGTGTTCGGAGTGATCTTGGTGTCTTTCTTGGTCGGGGGTGTTGATTTGGAGGAGAGGGGATTCTTAGGGCAGGCCTTCCTTCAGGTGGATGCGTGGTACGGGCATCACCAAAATGCAAGTTTCAGGATCGAAGGTACTGCCTTTTTTCTTATGCTTGATTGTCCACACTCTTGCCATATTTATGTTTTGGTTGGTTCATCGGTTCTTTGGTTCATGTAGCTAGGTTGTTTGTACAATTTTGCGTGGAGAAGTATGGCCTTTTACCTAGTATTTCTTGAAAATTTTGACGGCATAGAAAAACATACCTGAATGTTTGGTTAATAGGTGAGCATGATTTTCTTGTTttctagtaacatttttcttcgctCCACAGGTATTGCCACTTGCGGTGCAGTTCTTCCACAGCAGATGATCTGCAGTTCAGTCACGGACTCACAAAGACTTCAGATCTGTTAAAAACCTTCAGATTCCACAAGTTCTTATTCATCTCAGTTCCTGGATAGCCGCTGATCTGCACTCACCAAAGAATAGATGGATAGCCAGTTCGGTGCAATGGACAGAGGCGGTAGTAGGCAGAGGAGCAGCCCTGTGTTAGCCAGACCAAATACTGCAAAGAGGCAAATGCAGCAGCAGAGGGCAAATGCTGCTGACAAGAAGGTTGTCATACCGAACTACTTCGGCGTCGAAGCGTTCTTCGTGCTCGCCTGCCTCACCGTTTCATTGCTCATACTGCCATTGGTGCTGCCTCCGTTGCCCCCACCGCCATCGCTACTGCTGCTCTTGCCGGTCTGCTTGCTCATCCTGTTGATGGTGCTGGCCTTCATGCCGACTGATGTGCGGAGCATGGCCACCTCTTACTTGTAAATAGGCTTGCTGCGTGGTTTTTGTTTCTGATTGTGTGTTGGCATAAGATGAGTGCAATATGAAGCATCTTTCTCGGAAGAATATATTTTGAGTGGTGCGTGTAGTAACTTTAAAAGATAAAGATTGGAGTTTGGAAATTTTGGTGCATTGCTTGAACAAGATTGTGCAGATTTTCTGTCATGGAACATCCACCTCAACTTGACCATTTATATTAGTTCTTGATAAGTGACTATTCTCTTCTGTTGACTAGCAAAGTGCACATAGTTATTTTAAATTCATTGGTTAATGTATCCTAAATCTTATTTGTATCATGACTTGGCTTCTTTCATAAGGGCGGTCTAGTCAAATGTTTTGAATTGGCTGCTTTTGGTAACATTTTAATGCATTGATGCATGCTTAGAACGTTGCATTATGCATCATCGAGTCAGTTTCCGGCCATGCGGTTATTCAACATGTTAACCTGCAAGCAGATTATTGTTAGTGACAGAACATAATTGCAGATTCCTCGGTTTGTGCTACAGCAAGCTCCCAAAGAATTGTGTTAGCTTACCAGTTTCTGTCACTATAATACTACCAGGTTGTGTCAAATGGCAGTGCAACGTTGAGTGTTGACTGATTCATTTCAGAGGATAATTCCAGCCTAAGTAAGCACGGAGGGGCTGTTTCGTCCAGCAACGCATGATGACTGAGACTGACCATTATAAGCAACTGGAGGGTTGCTATCACAGTAAGCAATTTAAGTAGGGTTCACTATAAGAAATAGAACATGTGCGATAAATTATAAATCACAAGTTTTATATTCTGCCAGGAGCATGGACAAGATATGTAAGACTTTGACATTTTGTGTTATACTGGGGTTTTCTGTAACCATACAAGGCGACCTTTGAAATTTTGTTGAGATAAAGAAATTTCAGATGGTGCTACTACCATTGCCTGGTCATCAGCTGAATGTGTCCATGAGATCAGTATTATAACTCCTCAACTGTTtatttattactccctccgttccaaaataaatgactcaaaaatgactcaagtttgcactaaagttagtataaagttgagtcaattttgagtcacttattttgggacggagggagtatttctttttattttgcaacaATGATGTTGCATCCACAGTAGCATTTATATCTTAGATTGGTCTAATAATCCCCAGAAGGTAGATCAACTGAAGGCTGTAGGTAAACTCATTTGCAGCCTTGAAACTGAACTTCATATCTTGGTAGAACAGACACCATTATCAAAGTTCAGAAAACCAAATACATTCCCTTTTGTAATGAAGCATAAAACAGCTCAATAAAAAgagaagtaaagaagaaaaaaTGGGCCAACTATCCTCACTTAAAACTAGAATATGAGCCCAGCCTCGTTTGGTGTGGTCAAGGCCTTGAAAGGTTGAGGGCTTTTTGCCCACCGGTAAACAATAACTAATGGAGattgtcaaaaaaaaaaaaatggaCCAACTGCTGCTTACATCAAATATTATTACTACTGGGTCTTGGTCTGATGGACCGAGCTAAGGTAATACATTGCCTATTCGCAAGGCCCAGTGACTTCGTGTTCTTTTCCAGCCTCCCACAAAAATATCATGAGAAAAGCCCATTCAGCGCCCTCAAGTACTCCGTATTTTTCTTCAGCCACTTTGCCACGGGACCTCTTATTCGGCGCGGTATGTGCCAGAAGTCGGACGTGCACGCACCCATTTGGGACGGCCCATGAGCGACAGCGGGAAACTCCCTATTTTCTTATTTCCTTTTATATTTTCTCCTTTAAATAATTCGGGATTTCGACAAGTTTCCAAAATTACAAAAAAGTGAATTCCCAAAAACTTTGTGGAGCCAAAAAAATCCCTGAGTTTGAACAATGCTCACGAATTTGAAAAACTTTTAAGGATTTTAAATAACTATTAGTGAATTTAGATATTAATGGAAATATTTTAATCACATGATTATTTTTAGTTTGATGTTTTTTTTGAACTTGATGAACAAGTTCTCAATTATAGAACATTTTCTAACAAAATTGGATGAAAATTTAGAAAGAAGGATGAATTTTTGAATTTTACGAGCATTTTTGAAAAGTATGGTGAACAAAGTttgaatatgatgaacattttttgaataaatGGAAATTTTTACTTTTTGAACTTGATGAACAAAAGTTAACTCAAGAACACTTTTTTTGAAAAATCGGGTTAACTTTTAGAAAATtggatgaacatttttttaaaattatggTGAACACATGtttttgatttatttatttttgtattcaaTGAAAACAGATATTCCCAAAAACAAGAAAAACGAAAAACTGGgaatgaaatattgaaaagtaaaagaaactaaaacaaaatcaaaatgGGAAAAAATCgtgatttgaaaaaatattcacgaATTTAAAAGAATTTCGCAAAttggaaaaacaagaacaaaaaaggAAACGGAAAGAAAAAACTGAGAAaggaacaaaaaagaaaaataaaaaggaaaataaagaaaaaatgaTGAAAAACAGAAAAAGTCGGTTCAGGGGAGGTCCTAGAACCTTCCCAAGGGATGAAACCCCGAAATGGGTCGGCCATAAAAACGCGCTCGAGCCGGGCGTTTTGGAGGACGAGCTCCATGGAGcttgtttttttgaaaaaaatcaaaaatcatatttttaagttttataaaattctgaaaaaaatcataCATGTTTGTATGGATGTGTTTTAAATGTGTATAAAGTCTGACGATGAAATACATTATGGTGGGAGctacacaaaaaagacaaattcctcCATTTTTATGGTGAACAATGAATGTACTGTTCATCCTTTCAAAAAACACGACTTTGTCTTTTTTGTGTAGCTCTAGCCGTAATGTATTTCATCATCAGATTTCACACACATGTATTATACATCCGTATGAACGTGcgtgatttttttcaaaaaaaattgaaacttaaaaatatgattttctaatttttcaaaaaaaggaGCTCCATGGAGCTCGTCCTCCAAAGAGCATTTCCGGCTGGAGCCGCCCTTTGCCCCCCTCAACTATAATGGGGCAGcccccaaaaaacaaaaaaacataatGGGCCCATCCGACCCTCTGAATAACCTTTGTTTGGTCCAGACCGCCCTCCAAATCCGACCTAGGAGACTATTTGCAGTAGTGTTGAAAGTTGAGAGGGTAGGATGTCCCCAGGAATAGTCGAGGAAgcaaagtactccctccattcgacgacatttattttaaaacggagAGAGTAGAAGTAAACACTTGAGAGGGTTAAATGAACTTTTCACAAACAAAACGAAAATATAGCGAATTTCACACTACAGCAGCTCCTGTTGTAGGCCATCCACTTTGCATAACCTGGTATATTTTAGCAGtttcaaaagagaaagaaaaataaactCCTTTCGAACTGAATGTGCAAAGAAGAAACAGTGATATTATGAATACAGTTAATAACATATGTTTATACCTGTTGCAACATATGGACAATTAGCTAGTAATTTAAAAAATGCTCAGTGGGCGGAGGCATGTGTTTGCACAAGAAGGAGGCACTAAGATGACGCAAACGACCTACCGCCAGTGGCGGAGCCACCGCCCAGCTACCCTGGGCAGTTGCCAGGCTCAGCTTGCAATCTCTTACTTAAAATAATGGCAAGGATGAAGAAAATTCAGCTTTTTCATGAGCAAATCACAAAATAGCTGCCGGCCATTAGGAGCCTTCATATGCTGCCCAGGCTATCACATTGAGCTCGCTCCGCCACTGCCTACCGCCTGCTTTAACCGACATGTTTTGTTTGAGATATACCCTTATCGCCAAACCACGGAACAGAACTGCCCTTCCGGGAGAAAAAGCCTTGCAGAGCCTGAAGTAAAACATGTAGTACTACAAGCTACCCTTGACTGGTGTCACATCTCTTTTTCCTTTCTGAAAGTTAGTTCATTCTCTTTTCTCCCGCGCTGTCAAACTCGAACTCGTCACCGACCCCAACTCGCAAGCAAAATACTCGAGGAATCTCCCAAGCGCGACGACAACGACACATATCATTTTTGCTCCCATAACCTTTGCTTGCTTTCATTCTCTTTTCAGCTCCACTAGACACGATATATTCTTTCAACACCAGAAAATAATAGTACTTCCTCCTATCTGAATTAATTGTCGCAGCTTTAGTGCAACTTTAGGATCGCAGGAAGTAGTAGTAATAATCAAATATTGCATTATTTGTTCTC includes:
- the LOC123451167 gene encoding protein AUXIN-REGULATED GENE INVOLVED IN ORGAN SIZE-like, with product MDSQFGAMDRGGSRQRSSPVLARPNTAKRQMQQQRANAADKKVVIPNYFGVEAFFVLACLTVSLLILPLVLPPLPPPPSLLLLLPVCLLILLMVLAFMPTDVRSMATSYL